ACAAAAAAAACAATGTTTCCGGCAATCGCTTTTTTGACAAGAGAAAAAGCTGAATTCAGTTGACAAATATGCCCCTCGCTTTTTTCTGGCCTTGCCAGGCGCAGCGCAATGATCGCTTGTGAACCATGTCAGATCAGGAATGAAGCAGCATTAAGCAATGTGGGTCGTGTGTCGCTGTCAGCCTGGCTTTGATCTGTTAGGCTTGAATCTTGCTTCAGATCTCTTCACGAACAATGTTAAGGAAACTCCATATGAAAAAAGCAGTGTTGATCCCAGCCCTGATGCTCCTGATGGCCCTGGCCCATGGCTATCCCGTGCTGATCAGAAGCTGGAATCCCCAGGCCGACGCGAAAACCCTGAGCCAGATGAACATCAGCGTCGTCAACGTCAACCGGCAAAGCGGCAGCATCACGGCATACGTGCGCGGCAACGAGGAATTTGAAGAGCTTCTGGACCACGGTTTCCAGGCTGCCAAGCTCCCCGATGAGGCGCGCGAGAACGCTTTACGCCTGCATTCGCAAGATCCCGGCAGCGCGCCCAGGGATGAGTATTACACGATTGACCAATATCATCAATTCATGGTCGACACTGCAGCCCAGTATCCCAACATCTGCCAGCTTGTCCAGGTCGGAACCTCGATCCAGAACCGGCCGCTCTACTTTCTCAAGATAACGGACAATCCCGCGCTCGAAGAAGCGGAACCCGAATTCAAATATATCTCGTCCATGCACGGCAACGAGGTGGTGGGCTACGACATGTGCATCCGGCTGATCCAACTGCTCACCTCCGAATACGGGACCGACGCCCGTATCACTGATCTGGTGAATAGTACGGAGATCTGGATCTGCCCGATGATGAATCCCGACGGATTTGTCCTCGGCCAGCGCTACAACGCGGCGGGGGTGGACCTGAACCGCAATTTCCCGATGCCCACGGGAAACCAGCATCCGGACGGAAACGCCTGGGCGCCCGAGAACATAGCGGTCATGGATTTCTGCAACGATCAGAGCTTCGTGCTCTCAGCCAATTTCCACACCGGCGCCCTGGTGATGAATTATCCTTGGGACTATACCTATAACCTCACCCCGGACGACGCACTGATCCAGGCCGCGGCGCTCTCCTACTCCATCCACAACCTGCCCATGTACAACAGCACCGAGTTTCCCAACGGCATCACCAATGGCGCGGAGTGGTACGTGATCACCGGCTCGATGCAGGATTGGAACTACGGCTATACCGATTGCATCGACATCACCGCGGAGATCAGCAACTCTTTCTGGCCGCCGGCTTCCACCCTGCCCACCTATTGGGCGCAAAACCAGGAATCGATGTTGTCCTACCTGGAATTCGTCCACAAGGGAGTTCACGGCCTGGTGACCTCTTCGTCTGGAACTCCTTTGGACGCGAAGATAACCGTGCAGGGCAACGCCAAGGCCATGCACACCGATCCGGATGTGGGCGATTTCCACAGACTGCTGCTGCCAGGCTCGTACACCATCACTGCCGAATCCTATGGCTATCTGCCTCAAACAGCCCAGATCACCGTTCCAGCCAGCGGCTCCACGAGCCACAACTTCGTACTCGAACACGCCGTGTCCGTGAATCTGCGTGGCCAGGCCCGCGATCCTGAGGGTTACCCCCTGGCCGGGCTGGAAGTCGCTCTGCTGGCTGAAACTCCCATCACGGCAAACACCGACGCCCTCGGCAATTTCCAAATCAACGGCATCTACGAAGGCAATTATCAGATCAGCTTCAGCCAGGCCGGAGCAGTGATCTGGGAAACATCTTTTTTGCTCACCCGGGATGAGACCCGGCGGATCTTCGTGATCTCAGATCCTCTTGAGCTGTTCTCTGACCCCTGCGAAACGATCGGCAACTGGACCGCCACGCCGCCCTGGGGCGTTTCGACCTACCAAGGCGAGAGTGTGATAACTGACTCTCCGGGCGGCAACTATGCCAATCGAATCAGTAAACCACTTTTACTCACTAATCCTATCTCATTGCAAAATATAGAGAATCCTGTTCTTACATTCAGAACCGCCTACGCCCTGGAAAACGGCTATGATTTCGTCTATGTGCAGGCTTCCAACACCACTTCCAACTGGACGACCCTGGGCAGCATCACCGGCACCCAGTTGAGCTGGCAGGACATGTCTTTTTCCCTGGCCCAGTTTGCCGGCCAGAGCGTGCATGTCCGCTTCCTGATCGTCACGGACTACAGCGTTACGGCCGATGGGATCTATCTCGACGACATCACCATCAAAGGCATCGACTCCACAGAGCTAATCTATGGCGATGCCGACGGCAACCGGCAGCTCACCAAAGCCGACGGACTGAGCATCCTGGCCTATTCGATCGGCCTGGACCCGCTTCCCGACATCGATCCCCGGCCTTGGTCGGCAGAGCGGATCGCTGCCTGCGACCTGGACGCGGACCAAAGCATTGACGCCTTTGATGCCTGGCTGCTGTTCAACTATATTGGCGAAGCGGGTTGGCGCCTGCCGGTGCAGACCGATGTGCCGGAAAACCCGGGCGATCCGGTGCTCACGGCACATTACAATGGGGTTTTGGTCATCGATCTCGAACACCCGGAGTTGCTGAAATCCATCAGTTTTTCCACCTCGCCGGTGAATGTTGTCCAGATCAGCCACGTCGGGACCCTGCATGACGATCTTTACGGGCAATTCTTCAACGCGGATGAGGATCGCTACGGCTATGCCGGCCATGCCGTGCAGCATTTGTCCCTGACCGTAACCCTGGAGGACGATCCTTCCGATTTCACTTTGCAATACAGCCTCAACGGCGTTCCTGGCTCGGTTTTCATCAGCACCTCCGCGGCCGGCGATGATCCTTTGGTTCCTGTTCCGGTGTTCAGCCTGGCGCAGAACCATCCCAATCCTTTCAACCCCAGCACGCGCATCACAATTTCCCTGGCCAAAGCGCACCAGACGGCCCACTTGAGGATCTACAACGCCAAAGGCCAGCTTGTTAAGACCCTGTTGTCAGGAATCCAGCCGGCCGGGGTTCAGAATCTCGTCTGGGACGGACGGGATGACT
The nucleotide sequence above comes from Candidatus Syntrophosphaera sp.. Encoded proteins:
- a CDS encoding carboxypeptidase regulatory-like domain-containing protein, with product MKKAVLIPALMLLMALAHGYPVLIRSWNPQADAKTLSQMNISVVNVNRQSGSITAYVRGNEEFEELLDHGFQAAKLPDEARENALRLHSQDPGSAPRDEYYTIDQYHQFMVDTAAQYPNICQLVQVGTSIQNRPLYFLKITDNPALEEAEPEFKYISSMHGNEVVGYDMCIRLIQLLTSEYGTDARITDLVNSTEIWICPMMNPDGFVLGQRYNAAGVDLNRNFPMPTGNQHPDGNAWAPENIAVMDFCNDQSFVLSANFHTGALVMNYPWDYTYNLTPDDALIQAAALSYSIHNLPMYNSTEFPNGITNGAEWYVITGSMQDWNYGYTDCIDITAEISNSFWPPASTLPTYWAQNQESMLSYLEFVHKGVHGLVTSSSGTPLDAKITVQGNAKAMHTDPDVGDFHRLLLPGSYTITAESYGYLPQTAQITVPASGSTSHNFVLEHAVSVNLRGQARDPEGYPLAGLEVALLAETPITANTDALGNFQINGIYEGNYQISFSQAGAVIWETSFLLTRDETRRIFVISDPLELFSDPCETIGNWTATPPWGVSTYQGESVITDSPGGNYANRISKPLLLTNPISLQNIENPVLTFRTAYALENGYDFVYVQASNTTSNWTTLGSITGTQLSWQDMSFSLAQFAGQSVHVRFLIVTDYSVTADGIYLDDITIKGIDSTELIYGDADGNRQLTKADGLSILAYSIGLDPLPDIDPRPWSAERIAACDLDADQSIDAFDAWLLFNYIGEAGWRLPVQTDVPENPGDPVLTAHYNGVLVIDLEHPELLKSISFSTSPVNVVQISHVGTLHDDLYGQFFNADEDRYGYAGHAVQHLSLTVTLEDDPSDFTLQYSLNGVPGSVFISTSAAGDDPLVPVPVFSLAQNHPNPFNPSTRITISLAKAHQTAHLRIYNAKGQLVKTLLSGIQPAGVQNLVWDGRDDFGKPVSSGIYLYRLESGGESLTRKMILLK